One window of the Peptacetobacter hiranonis genome contains the following:
- the kdpA gene encoding potassium-transporting ATPase subunit KdpA, with protein sequence MLQNILFLIVFMILVIPMGKYLYQVANCEKAFGDRIFNKVDNTIYKIFKIDKEEMNWKQYVLALIITNAVMIFAGYLILRIQGIGLFNPSEIGGMEESLSFNTIISFMTNTNLQHYSGESGLSYLAQMLVIIYMMFTSAATGYAACMAFIRGLVGKKKTLGNFYVDMVRITTRVLVPLAFIVGVLLISQGVPQTLGGTETVRTIEGNLQDIARGPVAALESIKHVGTNGGGFFGANSSHPFENPTIVSNMIEMLSMMILPGSCVIAFGYMIGNKKQSKAVFGAMGIIFLVGLLICWTSEKAGNPELAAAGLSQAMGNMEGKELRFGIDQSALFTTVTTSFTTGTVNNMHDTLTPLGGLVPMLHMMLNVVFGGKGVGLMNMLMYAILTVFLCGLMVGRTPEFLSKKLEGREVKLVALSIIVHPLLILAFSALAVAIPAGLEGITNGGFHGLSQILYEFSSASANNGSGFEGLADNTLFWNMTTGVAMFYGRYLAIVIQLAVVGSLANKKPVNTSVGTLKTDNFTFTILLVAIVLIIGALTFLPALVLGPIAEHLTIWA encoded by the coding sequence ATGTTACAGAATATATTATTTTTAATAGTGTTTATGATATTAGTAATTCCTATGGGTAAATACTTATATCAGGTTGCCAATTGTGAAAAAGCATTTGGCGATAGAATATTTAACAAAGTAGATAATACTATCTATAAAATATTTAAAATAGATAAGGAAGAAATGAACTGGAAACAGTATGTTTTAGCTCTTATCATAACAAATGCAGTTATGATATTTGCAGGATATTTAATTCTTAGAATACAAGGAATAGGACTTTTCAATCCTAGTGAAATTGGAGGAATGGAAGAAAGTCTTTCATTTAACACAATAATAAGTTTCATGACTAATACAAACTTACAGCATTATTCAGGTGAATCTGGATTATCATATTTAGCTCAAATGCTAGTAATAATTTATATGATGTTTACATCAGCAGCTACTGGCTATGCAGCTTGTATGGCATTTATAAGAGGTCTTGTAGGAAAGAAAAAAACTTTAGGTAACTTCTACGTTGATATGGTTAGAATAACAACAAGAGTTTTAGTTCCACTTGCATTTATAGTAGGTGTTTTACTTATATCTCAAGGTGTGCCTCAAACACTTGGCGGAACAGAAACAGTAAGAACAATTGAAGGTAATTTACAAGATATAGCAAGAGGTCCAGTTGCAGCTCTTGAATCTATAAAACATGTTGGTACAAACGGTGGTGGATTCTTTGGAGCAAACTCTTCTCATCCATTTGAAAATCCAACAATTGTATCAAATATGATAGAAATGCTTTCAATGATGATACTTCCAGGATCTTGTGTTATAGCTTTCGGATATATGATCGGAAATAAAAAACAGAGTAAAGCAGTATTTGGAGCTATGGGAATAATATTCTTAGTAGGTCTTTTAATATGCTGGACTTCTGAAAAAGCAGGTAACCCAGAATTAGCAGCAGCAGGATTAAGCCAAGCTATGGGTAATATGGAAGGTAAAGAGCTTAGATTTGGTATAGATCAATCGGCTTTATTTACAACAGTAACAACATCATTTACTACAGGTACAGTAAACAATATGCATGATACACTTACTCCACTTGGAGGACTTGTTCCAATGCTACATATGATGTTAAATGTAGTATTCGGAGGAAAAGGTGTAGGGCTTATGAATATGTTAATGTATGCAATACTTACAGTATTCCTTTGTGGATTAATGGTTGGTAGAACACCAGAATTTTTATCAAAAAAACTAGAAGGTAGAGAAGTTAAGTTAGTTGCATTATCAATAATAGTTCATCCATTATTAATATTAGCATTTTCTGCATTAGCAGTTGCTATTCCGGCTGGACTTGAAGGTATAACAAATGGAGGATTCCATGGATTATCTCAGATTCTTTATGAATTCTCATCAGCATCAGCTAACAATGGTTCAGGCTTTGAAGGTTTAGCAGATAATACTTTATTCTGGAATATGACAACTGGAGTAGCAATGTTCTATGGAAGATATTTAGCAATAGTTATACAGTTAGCTGTTGTTGGATCACTAGCAAATAAAAAACCAGTAAATACTAGTGTAGGAACATTAAAAACAGATAACTTTACTTTCACAATACTTCTTGTTGCAATAGTTTTAATAATAGGAGCATTAACATTCTTGCCAGCTCTTGTATTAGGACCAATTGCAGAGCACCTAACTATTTGGGCGTAA
- the kdpF gene encoding K(+)-transporting ATPase subunit F: MILLVVVIVALLAYLLYALINPEKF, from the coding sequence ATGATACTTTTAGTAGTTGTAATAGTAGCTTTATTAGCATATTTACTTTATGCTTTAATAAACCCAGAGAAATTTTAA
- a CDS encoding response regulator → MSKKLILVVEDDSTIRKFICTALTTQDYEVIESSTGKEAVQNAIAKSPDVMLLDLGLEDIDGIDVIKTVRQISDLPIIVVSAREQDREKVEAFDTGADDYITKPFSIVELLARVRVALRHKENKSVDISMPKEEKEDTFSVGDLFIDYDKRKVTVSGENIHLTPIEYEILSLLARNHGKVLTHNYIIKKIWGGVIGGETKSLRVFMATIRRKIEKQPANPQYIMTEVGVGYRLNDEI, encoded by the coding sequence ATGAGTAAAAAACTTATACTTGTTGTAGAAGATGATAGTACAATTAGAAAATTTATATGTACAGCTTTAACAACTCAAGATTATGAAGTAATAGAGAGTTCAACTGGAAAAGAAGCAGTCCAAAATGCTATAGCAAAATCTCCAGATGTTATGCTACTTGATTTAGGTCTTGAAGATATAGATGGTATTGATGTTATTAAAACGGTTAGGCAGATTTCGGACCTTCCAATAATTGTAGTATCCGCTAGAGAACAAGATCGAGAAAAAGTGGAAGCATTTGATACTGGAGCTGATGATTACATAACAAAGCCATTTTCAATAGTTGAACTTCTTGCAAGGGTTAGAGTTGCTCTTAGACATAAAGAAAATAAATCTGTAGATATTTCTATGCCCAAGGAAGAAAAGGAAGATACTTTTTCTGTGGGAGATTTGTTCATAGATTACGATAAGAGAAAGGTGACTGTATCAGGAGAAAATATACATTTAACACCAATAGAATACGAAATATTATCCCTTTTAGCAAGAAATCATGGAAAGGTATTAACACATAATTATATTATAAAAAAAATATGGGGTGGAGTAATAGGTGGAGAAACCAAGTCATTAAGAGTATTTATGGCGACAATTAGAAGAAAAATAGAAAAACAACCTGCAAATCCCCAATATATAATGACAGAAGTTGGTGTGGGATATAGATTAAACGATGAAATATAA
- a CDS encoding sensor histidine kinase, with amino-acid sequence MERPDPDSILEKIKEEETSRGKLKIFFGYAAGVGKTYAMLEAAHSLQDNGIDVVVGYIEPHTRPDTMALLDGLERIPVKQVEYKGIKLNEFDIDAALKRRPHTILVDEFAHTNAKGSRHNKRWKDIEELLLAGINVYTTLNVQHLESLNDIMEIITNINIKETVPDKVIGDSYTQIELIDIEPEELLERFKEGKIYEKTQAERAKENFFVKDNLIALREIALRKTADRVNKEVQISRMSKADSGVKPTSDILLACISPSTSSSKVIRTAYRIADSSLAKWIAIYVKPSDMSSISQESKKRLGENMDLAKKLGAEVVILHGENPEEQIIRYSKVRNVTKIIIGRDHSDKGKFKRKFKKDIADKLLDNIDNIDILIIPFRNEIHSNKVNKNNNKSKLKRAFSVSRVDIIKFILISIFITVMAYVLQSIGFAKDNILLVYMLGVSMVSLWTNGYTLGILSAFLNITIVNYLFTIPKYTLSIADPSYIITLAVFCVIGIITSALMSNIKFQANNASKREEHTQMIYRISRTFLKVSRKEDIIEKALEILSVSLERDVSLVMKNEEKIYYIKYKGKNNEIEFEHKSINDVTEYDFENNIMISPNEIAVAKWVVNNGMNAGHFTDTLSGAVGLYIPIKGIKKIHGAVGVSSEVKNIDTDDEIFIETVLAQVSIALDREELAESREKDKLEMESERLRSNLLRAISHDLRTPLAGISGAVSTIIKNKNEISEEITDELLNGIYEDSQWLIRLVENLLSMTKIDEGKLKVGKEPELVEEVLSESLSHIKRRLNDADVEIDIPDELIFVPMDVKLIEQVFVNLVDNSLKYATSSCKINIRVYRDDDNAWFEFSDNGPGISDDLASHIFDRFYTGERKSKDSRKGVGLGLSICKSIVNAHGGEIKVRNSQELGGAEFIFNLPLEEDEE; translated from the coding sequence ATGGAAAGACCAGATCCAGATAGTATACTCGAAAAAATTAAAGAAGAAGAAACTTCAAGAGGAAAATTGAAAATATTCTTTGGATATGCTGCGGGTGTTGGTAAAACTTATGCGATGTTAGAAGCGGCTCATTCCTTGCAAGATAATGGGATAGATGTGGTAGTTGGATACATAGAACCCCATACAAGACCAGATACAATGGCTTTATTAGATGGCTTAGAAAGAATTCCAGTAAAGCAAGTTGAATATAAGGGAATAAAATTGAATGAATTTGATATAGATGCTGCATTAAAAAGAAGACCACACACTATATTAGTAGATGAGTTTGCACATACAAATGCAAAAGGTTCTAGACATAATAAAAGATGGAAGGATATAGAGGAACTTTTATTGGCAGGAATAAATGTATACACAACTTTGAATGTTCAACATCTTGAAAGTCTAAATGATATTATGGAAATAATAACAAATATCAATATAAAGGAAACAGTACCAGATAAAGTAATAGGTGATTCTTATACTCAAATAGAACTTATTGATATTGAGCCAGAAGAATTATTAGAGAGATTTAAAGAAGGTAAAATTTACGAAAAAACTCAAGCAGAAAGAGCTAAAGAAAATTTCTTTGTAAAAGATAATTTAATTGCACTTAGAGAAATTGCACTTAGAAAAACTGCAGATCGTGTCAATAAAGAAGTTCAGATATCAAGAATGTCAAAAGCTGATTCAGGTGTAAAACCTACATCAGATATATTATTAGCGTGTATAAGTCCGTCAACATCTTCATCAAAAGTAATAAGAACGGCGTATAGAATAGCAGATTCTTCTTTAGCAAAATGGATTGCAATATATGTTAAGCCATCAGATATGTCTTCAATTAGTCAAGAGTCTAAAAAAAGGCTTGGCGAAAATATGGATCTTGCAAAAAAATTGGGTGCAGAAGTAGTAATATTACATGGTGAAAACCCAGAAGAGCAAATTATTAGATATTCTAAGGTAAGAAATGTAACTAAAATAATAATTGGTAGAGATCACTCTGATAAAGGCAAATTTAAAAGGAAATTTAAAAAGGATATTGCTGATAAATTATTAGATAATATAGATAATATAGATATTCTTATAATTCCGTTTAGAAACGAAATTCATTCAAATAAGGTAAATAAAAATAATAATAAATCCAAACTGAAGAGAGCTTTTTCTGTTTCTAGAGTAGATATTATAAAATTTATTCTTATAAGTATTTTTATTACTGTTATGGCCTATGTTTTACAGTCGATAGGATTTGCAAAAGATAATATTTTGTTAGTTTATATGCTAGGTGTTTCTATGGTGTCTCTTTGGACAAATGGTTATACACTAGGTATTTTAAGTGCATTTTTAAATATAACAATAGTAAATTATCTATTTACTATTCCAAAATATACTTTATCTATAGCAGATCCAAGCTATATTATAACTTTAGCTGTGTTCTGCGTAATAGGAATAATAACAAGTGCTTTAATGTCTAATATAAAATTCCAGGCTAATAATGCAAGTAAAAGAGAAGAACATACACAGATGATTTATCGGATAAGTAGGACATTTTTGAAGGTATCTAGAAAAGAAGATATAATAGAAAAGGCATTAGAAATTTTAAGTGTTAGTCTTGAAAGAGATGTTTCCCTAGTTATGAAAAATGAAGAAAAAATATACTATATTAAATATAAGGGAAAAAATAATGAAATAGAATTTGAACATAAGAGTATCAATGATGTAACAGAATATGACTTTGAAAATAATATAATGATTTCTCCAAACGAAATTGCTGTTGCAAAGTGGGTTGTTAATAATGGTATGAATGCAGGTCATTTTACAGATACACTTAGTGGTGCTGTAGGACTATATATTCCTATAAAAGGAATTAAAAAAATTCATGGTGCTGTAGGTGTTTCATCAGAAGTTAAAAATATAGATACAGATGATGAAATATTTATAGAAACTGTATTAGCACAGGTAAGTATTGCACTTGATAGGGAAGAATTAGCAGAATCAAGAGAAAAAGATAAACTAGAAATGGAAAGTGAAAGGCTTAGAAGTAACCTTTTAAGAGCTATTTCTCATGATTTAAGAACTCCACTTGCAGGGATATCCGGTGCTGTAAGTACAATTATAAAAAATAAAAATGAAATAAGTGAAGAGATTACAGACGAATTACTAAATGGTATATACGAAGATTCTCAATGGTTAATAAGATTAGTAGAAAATTTACTAAGTATGACAAAGATAGATGAAGGAAAATTGAAGGTTGGAAAAGAACCAGAGCTTGTAGAGGAGGTATTATCAGAATCCTTGTCCCATATAAAAAGAAGGTTGAACGATGCAGATGTGGAAATTGATATACCAGATGAATTGATATTTGTTCCAATGGATGTGAAATTAATAGAACAAGTATTTGTTAATTTAGTTGATAATTCATTGAAATATGCAACAAGTAGTTGTAAGATTAATATAAGAGTATATAGAGATGATGACAATGCTTGGTTTGAATTTTCAGATAATGGTCCAGGTATATCAGATGATTTAGCTAGTCATATATTTGATAGATTCTATACTGGAGAAAGAAAAAGTAAAGACTCTAGAAAAGGTGTAGGTTTAGGTCTTTCTATATGCAAATCTATAGTAAATGCACATGGTGGAGAAATAAAGGTTAGAAATAGTCAAGAATTAGGTGGTGCTGAATTTATTTTTAATCTTCCACTAGAAGAAGATGAAGAGTAA
- a CDS encoding HAD-IC family P-type ATPase, translated as MKILSGIYEYKANKDVNGDLKFGYIRKSLKSVSMIISITVMFFMLVARVFDKNASNIDIYVFLFSLLVAFLNILIRYFNSKYEKDITREIKSKEKTKTVTKIVDLENGYAEKIDVKDIKKGNIFILNRGDIVPCDATVIDGVALLDESCITGESAAVLVEEGGERDSVKEGTKLISDSLVVKAKSNFGEIKNKRTINKRVIDDLDRRSRENKRTVLSIIAAILIILVYSHYNKIDLFEKIFYFLGIYIAILPDDIYNIFKFLKLFKGEILKYYNIDLKNINSIKKLADVKTILIDKTGTLTFGNREAIKIYPARNISEDDVAEAAALSSAYDDTPEGKSILVYVKKLYSLRGKYIGQKDIKPISFALGSRISGCDLEGFKIRKGSEKAIKKFVEDNGGTYPIECKEISKKISMKGGTPLSIAVNDKVLGVIYLKDIVKEGLKKSFKKLENSGYDIVLATGDNPLTAATIAAECGINKFISEATPDNKLDFVEDCQSVGDKTAVVGDGENDIYALANADVSIVMGNSNEDVKSFGDIIDNDSDPAKIPMIIGISREVIKSEKIIKVIDYIKMIIKSVAVIILILPIIMNNNLYLKIDVSAMYLLLFNLFTSVLMMITVVFHKK; from the coding sequence ATGAAAATATTATCAGGTATATATGAATATAAAGCAAATAAAGATGTAAATGGAGATTTAAAATTTGGATATATAAGAAAAAGCTTAAAATCTGTTTCTATGATTATATCTATAACTGTTATGTTTTTTATGTTAGTAGCAAGAGTTTTTGATAAAAATGCATCTAATATAGATATATATGTATTTTTATTTTCACTTTTAGTTGCATTTTTAAATATACTGATAAGATACTTTAACTCTAAGTATGAAAAAGATATAACAAGAGAGATAAAATCAAAAGAAAAAACAAAAACAGTAACAAAAATTGTTGATTTAGAAAATGGATATGCTGAAAAAATAGATGTAAAAGATATAAAAAAAGGAAATATTTTTATATTAAATAGAGGAGATATAGTTCCTTGTGATGCAACAGTGATTGATGGAGTAGCTCTTTTAGATGAAAGCTGTATAACAGGTGAAAGTGCAGCTGTTTTGGTTGAAGAAGGTGGCGAAAGAGATTCAGTAAAAGAAGGAACTAAACTAATATCGGATTCTTTAGTAGTTAAAGCAAAATCAAATTTTGGTGAAATTAAAAATAAAAGAACAATAAATAAAAGAGTTATAGATGATTTAGATAGAAGATCAAGAGAAAATAAAAGGACTGTATTATCAATAATCGCAGCAATACTTATTATACTTGTATATTCACATTACAATAAAATAGATTTGTTTGAAAAAATATTTTATTTTTTAGGTATATACATAGCAATATTGCCAGATGATATATATAATATTTTTAAATTTTTAAAGCTATTTAAAGGTGAAATTTTAAAATATTATAATATAGATTTAAAAAATATAAATTCAATAAAAAAATTAGCTGATGTAAAAACAATTTTAATAGATAAAACAGGAACTCTTACATTTGGTAATAGAGAGGCAATAAAAATTTATCCTGCTAGAAACATATCTGAAGATGATGTTGCAGAAGCTGCAGCATTGAGTTCAGCATATGATGATACTCCAGAAGGAAAAAGTATATTAGTATATGTAAAAAAATTGTATTCTTTAAGAGGAAAATATATTGGTCAAAAGGATATTAAACCTATTTCATTTGCATTAGGTAGTAGAATTAGTGGATGTGATTTAGAAGGGTTTAAAATTAGAAAGGGTTCTGAAAAAGCAATAAAAAAATTTGTAGAAGATAATGGAGGAACTTATCCTATTGAATGTAAAGAAATAAGTAAAAAAATTTCTATGAAAGGGGGAACTCCTTTATCAATAGCTGTGAATGATAAAGTATTAGGGGTGATTTATCTAAAAGATATTGTAAAAGAAGGGTTAAAAAAATCTTTTAAAAAATTGGAAAATAGTGGATACGATATAGTATTAGCGACAGGAGATAATCCTTTAACAGCTGCAACCATAGCAGCAGAATGTGGAATTAATAAATTTATATCAGAGGCAACTCCTGATAATAAATTGGATTTTGTTGAAGATTGCCAAAGTGTTGGCGATAAAACTGCTGTTGTAGGAGATGGAGAAAATGATATATATGCTCTAGCAAATGCAGATGTTTCAATAGTTATGGGAAATTCAAATGAAGATGTAAAAAGTTTTGGAGATATTATAGATAATGACTCAGATCCTGCAAAAATACCTATGATAATAGGTATAAGTAGGGAAGTTATTAAATCCGAAAAAATAATAAAGGTTATAGATTATATAAAAATGATTATAAAATCTGTTGCTGTAATAATATTAATATTACCTATAATTATGAATAATAATTTATACTTAAAAATAGATGTTTCTGCTATGTATCTACTTTTATTTAATTTATTTACAAGTGTTTTAATGATGATAACAGTTGTGTTTCACAAAAAATAA
- a CDS encoding YdcF family protein — translation MSISLVLAIVLYLYFGILFFAMNGVAFSGFFFVLGTICLVYHFTRDKIKKHRWLYMIVKICAAVAIIIFVTVEGMIIAFPKKSTENCDYIIVLGARVMGNEPGLTLKGRLDRALEYVKSNDDDCKIVVSGGKGDGENISEAEAMKRYLVERGIKPEMIIKEDKSVNTMQNFEFSRDKIENDSKKKVADVDVKVVTTDFHAFRSDKYAKMDGYKNISFYTERTKWYLIPVFYVREFFAIIKMMLVGIYTIFI, via the coding sequence ATGAGTATTAGTCTAGTTTTAGCGATTGTGTTATATTTATACTTTGGAATACTGTTTTTCGCTATGAATGGGGTTGCATTTAGCGGATTTTTCTTTGTACTTGGAACAATTTGCTTGGTGTACCACTTCACTAGAGATAAGATTAAAAAACATAGGTGGTTATATATGATTGTAAAAATTTGTGCAGCTGTGGCGATTATAATATTCGTCACTGTTGAGGGGATGATTATCGCATTTCCTAAGAAAAGTACGGAAAACTGTGATTATATCATTGTTTTGGGAGCTAGAGTGATGGGGAATGAGCCAGGACTTACTCTTAAAGGAAGGCTTGATAGAGCGCTTGAATATGTAAAAAGTAACGACGACGATTGTAAAATAGTTGTATCTGGTGGAAAGGGTGACGGAGAAAATATCTCTGAAGCCGAGGCTATGAAAAGATATCTTGTTGAAAGAGGAATTAAACCAGAGATGATTATCAAGGAAGATAAATCTGTAAACACTATGCAGAACTTTGAGTTTTCTAGAGATAAAATTGAAAACGACAGCAAGAAAAAAGTAGCTGATGTAGATGTTAAGGTAGTGACTACAGATTTTCACGCTTTTAGAAGCGACAAGTATGCAAAAATGGATGGTTATAAAAATATAAGTTTTTATACAGAAAGAACTAAGTGGTATTTGATACCAGTATTTTATGTAAGAGAATTTTTTGCCATAATAAAAATGATGTTAGTTGGTATTTATACAATCTTTATATAA
- a CDS encoding GNAT family N-acetyltransferase translates to MSNIVKVKDVEKVKGLFGDWENNFLLSCLQGVMGEVYSLDLDNPQSAVAVIGDFRMFVGEPNDSLLKFDYKDSECDYKCGEMDIIIPQNDKWAELVRDTFNSDLEGVSELKEIKRYSTFEDMSQFDVDKLNEIKSSAKEGFEILDIDEEIYNRCLENEWSKDLVGNYNDYEDYSKKGVGVVLLDTKNNEIVSGASSYCTFEGGIEIEIDTNEQHRRNGYALICGASIILKCLEKGIYPSWDAHNKGSIELAKKLGYKMKGEYTAFELYRK, encoded by the coding sequence ATGAGTAATATAGTTAAGGTTAAGGACGTAGAAAAAGTTAAAGGCTTGTTTGGAGATTGGGAGAATAATTTCTTGCTGTCTTGTTTGCAGGGAGTGATGGGAGAAGTGTATTCTCTTGACTTAGATAATCCCCAATCTGCTGTTGCTGTGATTGGAGATTTTAGGATGTTTGTAGGAGAGCCAAATGATAGTCTTTTAAAATTTGATTATAAAGATAGTGAATGTGACTATAAATGTGGTGAGATGGATATAATTATACCTCAAAATGATAAGTGGGCAGAACTTGTTAGAGATACATTTAATTCAGATTTAGAAGGTGTGTCAGAGCTAAAAGAAATTAAGAGATATTCTACATTTGAGGATATGAGCCAGTTTGACGTGGATAAATTGAACGAGATAAAAAGTTCTGCAAAAGAAGGATTTGAGATTTTGGATATAGATGAAGAAATCTATAATAGATGCTTAGAAAATGAGTGGAGCAAAGACTTGGTTGGAAATTACAATGATTACGAAGATTATTCTAAAAAGGGAGTAGGAGTTGTCCTTTTAGATACTAAAAACAATGAAATTGTGTCGGGAGCGTCTTCTTACTGCACTTTTGAAGGTGGAATAGAGATTGAGATAGATACAAATGAGCAGCATAGAAGAAATGGATATGCGCTTATTTGTGGGGCAAGTATTATTCTAAAATGTCTTGAAAAAGGGATATATCCTAGTTGGGATGCTCACAACAAAGGATCTATAGAACTTGCTAAGAAACTTGGATATAAAATGAAGGGTGAGTATACGGCATTTGAGTTATATAGAAAATAG
- a CDS encoding chorismate mutase: protein MTKLDEYRIEIDEIDREIVQLFEKRMETVLKVANYKKENEMEVLQSSREEVVLQKAVANLKNKKYEDDIREVFELLMKLSRNSQKKELGL, encoded by the coding sequence ATGACAAAGCTTGATGAGTATAGAATTGAAATAGATGAGATAGATAGAGAGATTGTGCAGCTTTTTGAAAAGAGAATGGAAACTGTTTTAAAGGTTGCAAATTATAAGAAGGAAAACGAAATGGAAGTACTGCAGAGTAGTAGAGAGGAAGTCGTTCTTCAGAAGGCTGTAGCTAATTTAAAAAACAAGAAATATGAGGATGATATAAGAGAGGTGTTTGAGCTTTTGATGAAACTTAGTAGAAATTCTCAGAAAAAGGAGCTTGGACTGTAG
- the aroC gene encoding chorismate synthase — MSSMWGKNLKISVFGESHGSEIGVVIDGLEPGFEIDLDEVERQMDRRKPGKNRMSTARKEDDKANIVSGFFEGKTTGTPLCATIKNKDRKSADYTQIRDNFRPGHADYTGFVRYNGFNDYRGGGHFSGRLTAPIVFAGAICRQILEKKGIEIVSHIKAIKDIDDSSFDYTNIEDNLIERLSYSDFPLIDESLEDEMKAEILKARESLNSVGGKIECAVIGMDAGVGSPIFDSVESVISSMMFSIPAVKGIEFGEGFDISKMYGSEANDEMYVDDNGNILSYTNNNGGVIGGITNGMPVVFTVAIKPTPSIASKQRTVNVADLRSDGDVKNTEIEVNGRHDPCIVQRAVSVIESAAAIAVFDMLYGM; from the coding sequence ATGAGTAGTATGTGGGGAAAAAATTTAAAAATATCAGTATTTGGTGAGTCGCATGGAAGTGAAATCGGCGTTGTTATAGACGGGTTAGAGCCAGGTTTTGAGATAGATTTGGATGAAGTGGAAAGACAGATGGATAGAAGAAAGCCTGGAAAAAATAGGATGTCTACTGCAAGAAAAGAGGATGATAAAGCAAATATTGTGAGTGGATTTTTTGAAGGAAAAACTACAGGGACTCCACTTTGCGCAACTATTAAGAATAAGGATAGAAAATCAGCAGATTATACTCAGATAAGGGATAATTTTAGACCTGGACACGCAGATTATACTGGGTTTGTGAGATATAATGGTTTTAATGATTATCGTGGTGGAGGACATTTTTCTGGGAGATTAACAGCTCCAATTGTATTTGCTGGAGCGATTTGTAGACAGATTTTAGAAAAGAAAGGCATAGAGATTGTTTCTCATATTAAAGCAATAAAAGATATCGATGACAGTAGTTTTGATTACACTAATATAGAGGATAATTTAATTGAAAGGCTTTCATATTCTGATTTTCCACTAATAGATGAAAGTCTTGAAGATGAGATGAAAGCTGAGATTTTAAAGGCTAGAGAAAGTTTGAATTCTGTAGGTGGAAAGATTGAGTGTGCAGTTATCGGAATGGATGCTGGTGTAGGAAGTCCGATATTTGATTCTGTAGAATCTGTTATTTCTAGTATGATGTTTTCAATTCCTGCTGTGAAAGGGATTGAGTTTGGCGAGGGATTTGATATTTCTAAGATGTACGGTTCAGAGGCAAATGACGAGATGTATGTCGATGATAACGGAAATATTTTATCTTATACTAATAATAACGGAGGGGTTATTGGAGGAATCACAAATGGTATGCCAGTTGTATTTACCGTTGCAATTAAGCCAACTCCTTCAATTGCTAGTAAGCAGCGTACTGTGAATGTGGCTGATTTGAGAAGCGATGGAGATGTTAAGAATACAGAAATCGAGGTAAATGGTAGACATGATCCTTGTATAGTTCAGAGGGCTGTGAGTGTTATTGAATCAGCTGCTGCAATAGCTGTTTTTGATATGCTTTATGGAATGTAG